A genomic region of Clostridia bacterium contains the following coding sequences:
- a CDS encoding YifB family Mg chelatase-like AAA ATPase, which produces MLAVVNSLALAGLEAQAVQVEVDVSPGLPCFDLVGLPDTAVRESKERVRTAIRNSGFEFPAKRITVNLAPAVMKKEGPGFDLPIAVGILLSTGQLQGDLWQRCFFAGELSLNGDIRSIPGVLSMAWSLKNLAEAGDHLLVIPEGNGFEAGLVSGIKAIPVQTLQELVAFLQGENQINPIRIDLEQVISSRPVEQHLNFNQVRGQSAAKRAIEIAAAGGHNVLLMGPPGSGKTMLARSLISILPPLEPEEILEVSRIYSVAGLLSREQPLVLQRPFRTPHHTASTASIIGGGKHPRPGEISLATYGVLFLDEMMEFRKDVLEALRQPLEDRQVTVSRVQASYVYPADFMLVATANPCPCGFLGDPDHECCCTPYQVQKYRQKLSGPLLDRIDLQIEVPRLTLAELHQENHGEDSSRIRERVIQARQRQLHRLKRFGLYCNAQIKGSLVSRLCPIEPKGLKLLQAAFAKLGFSMRAYDRIIKIARTIADLDGSSLISDQHVAEALQYRFLDRPYAAV; this is translated from the coding sequence GTGCTGGCCGTTGTCAATTCACTGGCTTTGGCTGGGTTAGAGGCGCAGGCTGTTCAAGTTGAGGTGGACGTATCCCCGGGACTTCCTTGTTTTGATTTAGTCGGTTTGCCTGATACAGCGGTGCGTGAATCGAAAGAAAGGGTGCGAACGGCTATCAGAAACTCGGGTTTTGAATTTCCAGCCAAACGTATCACCGTTAACTTGGCGCCCGCTGTCATGAAAAAAGAAGGGCCGGGCTTTGATTTGCCCATTGCCGTTGGGATACTGTTGAGTACGGGTCAACTGCAGGGGGATTTATGGCAGAGGTGCTTTTTTGCCGGGGAGTTATCCCTCAACGGCGATATCAGGAGCATTCCCGGTGTGCTGTCCATGGCATGGAGCCTCAAGAACCTGGCTGAAGCAGGAGACCACTTGCTGGTGATACCGGAAGGAAACGGGTTTGAAGCGGGCCTGGTCTCGGGCATTAAAGCCATCCCGGTACAAACCCTGCAGGAGCTGGTGGCTTTTCTGCAAGGAGAAAACCAGATAAATCCCATTCGCATAGACCTAGAGCAGGTTATCAGCAGCCGACCCGTGGAGCAGCACCTGAATTTTAACCAGGTGCGGGGACAGTCTGCAGCGAAAAGAGCCATTGAGATTGCCGCCGCCGGCGGGCATAATGTGCTGTTGATGGGACCGCCCGGCTCCGGGAAGACCATGCTGGCCCGCAGTCTGATCAGCATTCTTCCCCCGTTGGAGCCGGAGGAAATCTTAGAAGTGAGCCGGATTTACAGTGTAGCCGGTTTATTGAGCAGAGAGCAGCCTCTGGTTCTGCAAAGACCCTTCCGGACACCCCATCACACGGCTTCCACCGCCAGTATCATTGGGGGCGGCAAGCATCCAAGGCCGGGTGAAATCAGCCTGGCTACCTATGGTGTTTTGTTTTTAGATGAAATGATGGAATTCCGTAAAGATGTCCTAGAAGCCCTCCGGCAGCCTTTAGAAGACAGGCAGGTAACGGTATCCCGGGTCCAAGCCTCATATGTTTACCCGGCGGACTTCATGCTGGTGGCCACGGCTAATCCCTGCCCTTGCGGTTTTCTGGGGGATCCGGACCACGAATGCTGCTGTACGCCTTATCAGGTACAAAAATACCGGCAAAAGCTGTCGGGGCCTTTGCTGGATCGCATCGACCTGCAAATTGAGGTGCCCAGGTTAACTTTGGCGGAACTGCATCAAGAAAACCACGGGGAAGACTCCTCCCGCATCAGGGAAAGAGTGATCCAAGCCCGGCAAAGGCAGTTGCACCGGTTAAAGAGATTCGGTCTTTATTGTAATGCCCAAATCAAAGGAAGCCTGGTGAGCCGGCTGTGTCCCATCGAGCCAAAAGGACTGAAATTGCTGCAGGCTGCCTTCGCTAAACTGGGTTTCAGCATGCGCGCCTATGACCGTATTATTAAGATTGCGAGGACTATTGCGGATTTAGACGGGAGTTCCTTGATCAGCGATCAGCATGTGGCCGAGGCGCTGCAGTACCGGTTCTTGGACAGGCCCTATGCCGCGGTGTAA
- a CDS encoding YraN family protein: MSICQSGINFSCCFFERRKLRVDRRKVTGQEGEDIAVRFLQEQGYKILERNYRCAQGEIDIIACDNEDLVFVEVKTRTSLAFGYPQESITRSKQFRLKKIALRYLAEKRPFYQNYRFDVVSILLKNGKIDSIDVIRNAF; this comes from the coding sequence ATGTCTATTTGTCAGTCGGGAATTAATTTTAGTTGCTGTTTTTTTGAAAGGAGGAAACTGAGGGTGGACCGGCGTAAAGTGACGGGGCAAGAGGGAGAAGATATTGCCGTGCGGTTTCTTCAGGAGCAGGGGTATAAGATTTTAGAGCGTAATTATCGCTGTGCTCAAGGGGAAATTGATATCATCGCATGTGATAATGAAGACTTAGTATTTGTTGAAGTGAAAACCCGTACCAGCCTGGCCTTTGGCTACCCGCAAGAGAGTATCACCAGGTCGAAACAATTCCGGTTGAAGAAGATTGCTCTGCGCTATTTAGCGGAAAAGCGGCCTTTTTATCAAAACTACCGTTTCGATGTAGTGTCAATATTGCTGAAAAATGGTAAAATTGATTCAATAGATGTGATCCGCAACGCCTTCTAA
- the dprA gene encoding DNA-protecting protein DprA: MEDRYYLIGLRHIPGVGAKTVNLLLEHFRTAQSAWHATYRQLKSINELGDRFVERFVAARDAVNLEAVLDNLVRKNIQTVTILDREYPASLRLIYDPPPVLFYQGRWHDRDDRALAVVGARRATVYGKKVAEKFGRELAQAGFVIVSGMARGIDSAAHQGCLAANGRTIAVLGSGLDVIYPRENIKLAEQIKEKGLVMTEYPPGTQPLKGNFPARNRIIAGLSLGVLIVEAAVQSGALITADFALEFGREVFAVPGPITSPNSRGTHNLIKQGAKLVEEVADILEEFMLPVQDPPLPGAQSPLSLAPEEQAVYQLLSLEPVSIETLVEKTGWTARKVQAVLTMLELNGVIEQVPGRQFIKKSI, translated from the coding sequence GTGGAAGACAGGTATTATCTCATTGGCCTGCGCCATATTCCGGGAGTGGGAGCGAAAACCGTCAACTTATTATTAGAACACTTTCGTACCGCCCAAAGCGCCTGGCATGCCACCTACCGGCAGTTAAAGAGCATCAATGAATTGGGAGACAGGTTTGTGGAACGATTTGTCGCAGCCAGGGATGCCGTAAACTTGGAGGCAGTTTTGGACAACCTGGTTCGCAAGAACATACAAACGGTGACGATCCTGGACCGGGAGTACCCGGCCAGCCTGCGGCTAATCTATGATCCGCCGCCGGTCCTTTTCTACCAGGGACGGTGGCATGACCGGGACGACCGGGCCTTAGCCGTGGTAGGGGCTCGCCGGGCGACGGTCTATGGAAAGAAGGTGGCGGAAAAGTTTGGCCGGGAGTTGGCTCAGGCCGGGTTTGTGATCGTGAGCGGGATGGCCCGCGGTATTGACAGTGCGGCCCATCAAGGGTGCTTGGCAGCCAACGGCAGGACTATTGCCGTCTTGGGTTCCGGTTTAGATGTTATTTATCCCCGGGAGAATATAAAGCTAGCGGAACAGATTAAAGAAAAGGGGCTGGTGATGACTGAATATCCCCCGGGCACCCAGCCATTGAAGGGCAATTTTCCCGCCAGGAATCGCATTATTGCCGGGTTGTCCTTGGGTGTTTTGATTGTTGAGGCTGCCGTCCAGTCCGGTGCGTTAATCACGGCGGATTTCGCCCTGGAGTTCGGGCGGGAAGTATTTGCCGTCCCCGGGCCTATCACCAGTCCCAACAGCAGGGGCACGCACAACTTGATCAAGCAAGGAGCAAAGCTGGTGGAAGAAGTGGCGGACATTCTAGAAGAGTTTATGCTCCCGGTACAAGATCCACCTCTGCCAGGAGCACAGTCTCCTCTTAGCCTGGCCCCGGAGGAACAGGCAGTGTATCAATTATTGAGTTTAGAGCCGGTGAGTATCGAAACCCTGGTCGAGAAAACAGGATGGACGGCCAGAAAGGTGCAGGCGGTGCTTACGATGCTGGAACTAAATGGAGTCATAGAACAGGTACCCGGTAGGCAGTTTATAAAAAAGAGCATTTAA
- a CDS encoding NADH-quinone oxidoreductase subunit N, producing MQIQWTDFSLMMPEIATAVLALGLLVMGLLVPRDQAKAIGLIAVVGLIGIWLLNMLYWQEDASLFGGIYLVDPYNVFFRFLFLTAAIIVALASRDYVNRLERNQGEYYALMVAATLGMMMLSGAGDLITLYVGLELMTISFIILVGYQKNDAKSSEAGVKYVILGAMSSAILLYGLSLVYGFTGTTIIQEMVGQLGGAGNNPLLLLGIVMLIAGFGFKVSAVPFHMWSPDIYEGAPTPVTAFLAVASKAAGLAAFVRIFLIALPDLQPYWMSVVVVLTALTVIVGNVIAIPQSNIKRMLAYSSIAQAGYILFGLVAVSSLGVGALLFHSILYVFANIGAFGVAVAVKNATGSDEIKDYSGLAQTSPFLAAVMLICLLSLAGIPPVAGFVSKFYLFMAVIDKGLIWLAFVGVGMSMVSVYYYLIVAKAMYLGKPVETAEPIKVSPGNQLALAVCLVVVILFGIYPTPLLDLAMNVAYSFFPF from the coding sequence ATGCAGATCCAGTGGACAGATTTCTCCCTGATGATGCCTGAAATTGCCACTGCAGTACTGGCCCTCGGCCTTTTGGTGATGGGACTTTTGGTACCGAGAGACCAAGCCAAAGCCATCGGCTTGATTGCCGTAGTGGGTCTAATCGGCATTTGGCTGTTGAACATGCTGTATTGGCAGGAGGATGCTTCGCTGTTTGGCGGCATTTACTTGGTGGATCCGTATAACGTCTTTTTCCGTTTCCTCTTCCTGACGGCGGCCATTATTGTAGCTTTGGCTTCTCGGGATTATGTGAATCGGTTGGAACGGAATCAGGGAGAGTATTATGCTTTAATGGTAGCTGCTACCTTGGGTATGATGATGCTGTCAGGCGCCGGCGACTTAATCACCTTGTACGTCGGTTTAGAATTGATGACCATCAGTTTCATTATCCTGGTGGGCTACCAGAAGAATGATGCCAAGTCCAGTGAAGCAGGCGTGAAGTACGTCATTTTAGGCGCCATGTCTTCGGCGATCCTCCTTTACGGTTTAAGCTTGGTTTACGGTTTCACCGGTACTACTATCATTCAGGAGATGGTGGGCCAACTTGGCGGTGCAGGGAATAATCCCTTATTGCTGCTGGGAATTGTGATGTTGATTGCCGGTTTCGGTTTTAAAGTTTCGGCGGTACCCTTCCACATGTGGTCACCGGATATTTACGAAGGAGCCCCTACACCGGTTACGGCTTTTCTGGCTGTTGCTTCAAAAGCTGCCGGTTTGGCGGCCTTCGTCAGGATTTTCCTGATTGCCTTACCTGATTTGCAGCCTTACTGGATGAGTGTAGTCGTGGTATTAACCGCGTTAACGGTGATCGTCGGTAACGTGATTGCCATCCCGCAAAGCAATATCAAACGCATGCTGGCCTATTCCAGTATTGCCCAGGCAGGGTACATTCTCTTCGGTTTGGTGGCTGTGTCTTCCTTAGGGGTAGGAGCCCTGTTGTTCCATTCAATTCTCTATGTATTCGCCAACATTGGTGCGTTCGGGGTGGCCGTAGCGGTTAAGAATGCTACCGGTAGTGATGAAATCAAGGATTACAGCGGACTGGCGCAAACATCGCCTTTCTTAGCCGCGGTGATGTTGATCTGCCTGCTCTCCTTGGCCGGTATCCCGCCGGTAGCCGGTTTTGTCAGCAAGTTTTACTTGTTCATGGCTGTCATCGATAAAGGGCTGATCTGGCTTGCCTTTGTCGGTGTTGGCATGAGCATGGTATCCGTTTACTACTATTTGATTGTGGCAAAAGCCATGTACTTGGGCAAACCGGTAGAAACAGCAGAGCCAATTAAAGTCTCGCCCGGCAACCAGCTGGCCCTGGCGGTATGCCTGGTGGTGGTGATCCTGTTTGGCATTTACCCGACGCCGTTACTGGACCTGGCGATGAACGTGGCATATAGTTTCTTTCCGTTTTAG
- a CDS encoding NADH-quinone oxidoreductase subunit M, protein MSDFPILLTIVLAPVIGALVILCIPGKDERVIKITAAVATFVSLVLSIYAYVMYDKTAGGFQFTQDLVWIERFGVTLSVGVDGMSLPLVLLTAIVIFTGVFASWDMHERVKEFFIFLLILVAGVFGVFVSRDLFWFYLFFEVAVLPMYILIGVWGSTRKEYAAMKLTLYLLVGSAFALIGIIALYLYAKGQLGYGTFDIMTLGTVEFDEAFQKFAFFLMMIGFGFLVPMWPLHTWSPDGHVAAPTAVSMLHAGVLMKLGGYGLIRAGVFLFPLGAKYWAPLIAVLCIVNVCYGALVAMVQKDLKFVIGYSSVSHMGYVLLGIASLNFMSIDGAVAQMFAHGIMTALFFALVGNIYHKAHTREIAAFGGLAHQMPRVAAGFLIGGLASLGLPGLNNFVAEALIFLGSWEVEKVLFGWLPFRVLSILAIFGVVITAIYVLRVVQRVFFGPRNPRWDHLTDAKGVEMVPIVVLIGTLILFGIFPSLLIDTINVGVGPLVAKISAAAEIGGIF, encoded by the coding sequence ATGAGTGATTTTCCAATCCTTCTCACCATTGTTCTGGCCCCTGTCATAGGAGCATTAGTGATCCTGTGCATTCCCGGTAAGGATGAGCGGGTCATTAAGATTACAGCCGCGGTGGCCACCTTTGTTTCCCTGGTGCTGTCTATCTACGCGTACGTCATGTATGATAAGACAGCGGGGGGATTCCAGTTTACACAGGATTTGGTCTGGATTGAGCGTTTCGGCGTGACCCTTTCCGTAGGTGTTGACGGGATGAGTCTCCCCCTCGTGCTGCTGACTGCGATTGTCATTTTCACCGGTGTTTTTGCCTCCTGGGATATGCATGAGCGGGTGAAGGAATTCTTTATCTTCCTCCTGATACTGGTGGCGGGCGTCTTCGGTGTCTTCGTATCCAGGGATTTGTTCTGGTTCTACCTGTTCTTCGAAGTGGCGGTGCTGCCCATGTATATCCTCATCGGTGTCTGGGGCAGTACCCGGAAAGAATACGCGGCGATGAAGCTGACCCTGTACCTGTTGGTAGGTAGTGCCTTTGCCTTGATCGGTATTATCGCCCTTTACCTCTATGCCAAGGGGCAGCTGGGATATGGTACCTTTGACATCATGACCCTGGGTACCGTAGAATTCGACGAAGCCTTCCAAAAGTTCGCTTTCTTCTTGATGATGATTGGTTTTGGGTTCCTGGTACCTATGTGGCCGCTGCATACCTGGTCTCCGGACGGTCACGTGGCCGCTCCCACGGCCGTGAGTATGCTGCACGCCGGTGTTTTGATGAAGCTGGGCGGATACGGCTTAATCCGTGCCGGTGTGTTCCTGTTCCCCTTGGGAGCTAAATACTGGGCGCCTCTTATCGCTGTTCTTTGTATTGTGAACGTGTGTTATGGTGCGCTGGTAGCCATGGTACAAAAGGACCTGAAATTCGTCATCGGTTACTCCAGTGTCAGTCACATGGGGTATGTGTTGTTAGGGATCGCTTCCCTGAATTTCATGAGCATCGACGGTGCCGTAGCCCAAATGTTTGCTCATGGTATTATGACCGCCCTCTTCTTTGCCCTGGTGGGTAATATCTACCACAAGGCCCATACAAGAGAAATCGCCGCTTTTGGCGGTCTGGCCCACCAGATGCCCAGAGTTGCCGCGGGCTTCTTAATCGGGGGTTTGGCTTCCCTGGGCTTGCCGGGATTGAATAACTTTGTGGCTGAGGCTCTGATCTTTTTGGGTTCTTGGGAAGTGGAAAAGGTTCTTTTCGGCTGGCTGCCCTTCCGCGTACTCTCCATACTGGCTATTTTCGGTGTGGTCATTACGGCTATTTACGTGTTACGTGTGGTGCAAAGAGTCTTTTTCGGCCCCCGCAACCCGCGTTGGGATCATCTGACCGATGCCAAAGGGGTTGAAATGGTACCGATTGTCGTTCTCATTGGCACCCTGATCTTGTTTGGTATCTTCCCATCCCTCTTGATCGATACCATCAATGTCGGTGTTGGACCCTTGGTGGCCAAAATTTCCGCTGCGGCTGAGATAGGGGGTATTTTCTAA
- the trmFO gene encoding FADH(2)-oxidizing methylenetetrahydrofolate--tRNA-(uracil(54)-C(5))-methyltransferase TrmFO: MRKLVIVGAGLAGAEAAWQAAKRGVRVELWEMRPEKMTPAHRTGWFAELVCSNSLKAKGLDNASGLLKEEMRLLDSLIIRCADKHQVPAGGALAVDREDFSREVTEVIKSHPRINVVQAEVTEIPHDRPVIIATGPLTGGKLAEAIKTLTGEDYFYFFDAASPIVTLESINQSKVFKSSRYGKGEADYINCPMTEEEYEVFYRALLEAEEAPKKEFEREIYFEGCMPVEVLARRGKQTLLYGPLKPVGLVDPRTGKEPFAVVQLRQDNKEGTLYNLVGFQTNLKWPEQKRVFSLIPGLEEAEFVRYGVMHRNSFINAPKLLDAANQLKSEKGLFFAGQLTGVEGYVESAASGLVAGINAARWLQGLTPLVFPVETAIGALHHYLVSTPVTDFQPMGINFGLLPPLDRRIKDKRERNKQISQRALINLQTFIENNGI; this comes from the coding sequence TTGAGGAAGTTGGTGATTGTCGGTGCCGGTTTGGCCGGAGCGGAGGCGGCCTGGCAGGCTGCCAAAAGAGGTGTCCGGGTGGAACTTTGGGAAATGAGACCGGAAAAGATGACTCCCGCCCACCGGACGGGCTGGTTTGCCGAACTGGTGTGCAGCAATTCGTTAAAAGCCAAAGGTTTGGATAATGCCTCCGGACTGTTGAAAGAAGAAATGAGGCTCCTGGACTCCTTAATCATCCGTTGTGCCGATAAGCATCAAGTGCCCGCCGGGGGAGCCCTGGCGGTGGACCGGGAAGATTTCTCCCGGGAAGTCACCGAAGTGATCAAGAGCCATCCTCGGATTAATGTGGTCCAGGCGGAAGTAACGGAAATACCTCATGACCGGCCCGTCATTATCGCTACAGGCCCTTTGACGGGGGGAAAACTGGCCGAGGCGATCAAAACCCTGACCGGCGAAGACTATTTCTATTTTTTTGATGCTGCCTCGCCAATTGTGACACTGGAATCCATTAACCAGAGCAAGGTTTTCAAGTCTTCCAGGTACGGCAAGGGTGAAGCGGACTATATTAACTGCCCCATGACTGAAGAGGAGTACGAAGTCTTTTACCGGGCCTTGCTGGAGGCGGAGGAAGCTCCCAAGAAAGAGTTTGAGAGAGAAATTTATTTTGAGGGGTGCATGCCGGTAGAAGTGCTGGCCCGCCGGGGCAAGCAAACCTTGCTGTATGGGCCGTTGAAACCCGTAGGTTTGGTTGATCCCCGCACCGGGAAAGAGCCCTTTGCCGTGGTACAGCTGCGGCAGGACAACAAAGAAGGCACCTTGTACAATCTAGTCGGTTTCCAGACCAATTTAAAATGGCCGGAACAAAAAAGGGTTTTCAGCCTCATCCCCGGGTTGGAGGAAGCAGAATTTGTACGCTACGGGGTCATGCACAGGAACAGCTTCATCAACGCACCGAAACTGCTGGATGCCGCAAACCAGCTGAAGAGTGAGAAAGGACTCTTTTTTGCCGGTCAACTGACGGGGGTGGAAGGATATGTGGAGTCGGCCGCCAGCGGCTTGGTGGCCGGGATCAATGCTGCCCGTTGGCTGCAAGGGTTGACCCCGTTAGTCTTCCCAGTGGAAACGGCTATTGGCGCCCTGCATCATTACCTGGTGTCTACTCCAGTGACGGATTTCCAACCCATGGGTATTAATTTTGGCTTGCTGCCGCCCTTAGACCGTAGAATTAAGGATAAGAGGGAACGAAACAAGCAGATTTCCCAGCGTGCTTTAATAAATTTACAAACTTTTATTGAGAATAATGGCATTTGA
- the topA gene encoding type I DNA topoisomerase — translation MSKTLVIVESPAKAKTITNYLGSRKYIVRSSMGHIRDLPKSQLGVDVENGFEPKYITIRGKGDLLKELRALAKKSDRVLLAPDPDREGEAIAWHLQQILGIEQHEKCRIEFNEITKKAIEEAVKQPREIDFNRVNAQQARRVLDRLVGYKISPLLWVKVRKGLSAGRVQSVAVRLIVEREEEIKNFQPEEYWTLTAELTNREEKPFLAKLVKGPDGKTIEISSQDEMERVLARLQGAVYSVTDVKKKEKKRNPYPPFTTSSLQQEAYRRLGFVARKTMLLAQQLYEGIELGKKGDAHGLITYIRTDSTRVSAEAQGEARRYIETEFGSPFVPPQPKQYTSGKKSQDAHEAIRPTSVFRTPESVKEYLTRDQFRLYRLIWERFVASQMSAAVMDVTTVEIEANQYQFRASGSVVKFPGFLKVYGDLQDEQAEEGGLLPDMEVGHRLGLKKLDPRQHFTQPPPRYSDASLVKTLEELGIGRPSTYAPTIENILNRGYVVRENKQFVPTELGVIVVELLKEFFPDVIEIEFTAHMEQKLDEIEEGNVDWKTVVEEFYQPFAKLLEHAEQEMAKVELPEEKTEEVCEKCGRQMVVKTGRYGKFLACPGFPECRNTRPLMQTIGVPCPQCGAEVVVRKSKKGKTFYGCSRFPECDWVSWHKPTDRKCPDCGGLLLEKPQRKSVKLVCSRDGCGYEAAPPQS, via the coding sequence TTGTCTAAAACACTGGTTATTGTCGAGTCGCCTGCCAAAGCAAAGACTATTACCAATTATTTGGGTTCAAGGAAATACATTGTTAGATCCTCCATGGGGCATATTCGTGACTTGCCTAAAAGCCAATTAGGAGTCGATGTGGAAAACGGCTTTGAACCTAAGTATATCACTATCAGGGGCAAAGGAGACCTGTTAAAAGAGCTCCGGGCGTTGGCCAAGAAGAGCGACCGGGTTCTTTTGGCACCGGACCCGGACCGGGAAGGGGAAGCCATTGCCTGGCATTTGCAGCAGATCTTAGGGATCGAGCAGCATGAAAAGTGCCGCATTGAATTTAATGAAATTACGAAAAAAGCCATCGAAGAGGCGGTGAAGCAGCCCAGGGAAATTGACTTCAATCGAGTAAATGCCCAACAGGCCCGCCGCGTTTTAGACCGGTTGGTGGGTTATAAGATCAGCCCCCTTTTGTGGGTGAAAGTGCGGAAAGGACTGAGTGCCGGACGAGTCCAGTCAGTGGCAGTGCGGCTGATTGTAGAAAGAGAAGAGGAAATCAAGAACTTTCAACCTGAAGAGTACTGGACTCTGACGGCGGAATTAACCAACCGGGAAGAAAAACCGTTTTTGGCCAAACTGGTTAAAGGACCGGACGGCAAAACTATTGAGATAAGCAGCCAAGATGAAATGGAACGGGTGCTGGCGCGGCTGCAAGGGGCCGTTTATTCCGTTACCGACGTTAAGAAAAAAGAAAAGAAAAGGAACCCATACCCGCCTTTTACTACCAGCAGCCTGCAGCAAGAGGCATATCGCAGGTTGGGTTTTGTGGCCAGAAAGACAATGCTGTTGGCCCAGCAGCTGTATGAAGGGATAGAACTGGGCAAAAAGGGCGATGCCCATGGCTTAATTACTTATATTAGAACGGATTCCACCAGGGTTTCGGCAGAAGCTCAAGGTGAGGCAAGACGATATATTGAAACAGAGTTCGGCAGCCCTTTCGTGCCCCCGCAGCCAAAACAATACACCTCCGGCAAGAAGAGCCAGGACGCCCATGAGGCCATTAGACCGACGTCCGTGTTTAGAACGCCGGAGAGTGTGAAAGAGTATTTGACGAGGGATCAGTTTCGACTTTACCGGTTGATCTGGGAACGGTTTGTCGCCAGCCAGATGAGTGCCGCGGTCATGGATGTGACGACGGTGGAAATCGAAGCTAATCAGTACCAGTTTAGGGCATCCGGTTCGGTGGTGAAGTTTCCCGGTTTTCTTAAAGTGTACGGGGACCTGCAGGATGAGCAGGCCGAAGAAGGAGGGCTCTTGCCGGATATGGAAGTAGGCCACCGGTTAGGGCTCAAAAAACTGGATCCAAGGCAGCACTTTACCCAACCGCCGCCCCGTTATTCAGATGCATCGCTGGTTAAGACCTTAGAAGAATTGGGCATCGGCCGGCCAAGCACTTATGCTCCTACCATCGAGAATATTCTTAACCGGGGTTATGTGGTCCGGGAAAACAAGCAATTCGTTCCTACCGAGTTGGGCGTCATTGTCGTAGAACTGTTAAAGGAGTTTTTCCCGGATGTAATCGAAATAGAGTTTACGGCCCATATGGAGCAAAAACTCGACGAGATTGAAGAAGGAAATGTGGACTGGAAAACAGTGGTGGAAGAGTTTTACCAGCCTTTTGCCAAGCTGCTGGAACATGCGGAGCAGGAAATGGCAAAAGTGGAGCTCCCGGAGGAAAAGACGGAGGAAGTATGCGAGAAATGCGGGCGCCAAATGGTGGTTAAAACTGGGCGTTATGGAAAGTTCCTGGCATGTCCCGGTTTTCCGGAATGCCGGAATACCAGGCCTCTCATGCAAACCATCGGGGTACCATGCCCGCAATGTGGAGCGGAGGTAGTGGTGCGCAAATCGAAAAAGGGTAAGACATTTTACGGCTGCAGCCGCTTTCCGGAATGCGATTGGGTTTCCTGGCACAAGCCCACGGACAGGAAGTGCCCCGACTGCGGCGGCCTGCTCCTGGAAAAACCGCAGCGGAAATCCGTTAAATTGGTCTGTTCCCGTGACGGTTGCGGTTATGAAGCTGCGCCTCCTCAGAGCTGA
- a CDS encoding tyrosine recombinase XerC codes for METVEFWLDRYALFLETEKNYSPHTVKAYLSDLREFMQYLRASNQIDGFLFPQHWQVRGYLGSLNRQGLSKATVARKLASLRSFYKFLVKQDAIPEDPLLLVVTPKKPKQLPRFVHYYDLEQLLDAIPAETDLGVRNRAIWETLYASGIRVSELVNLDLGDVDFSIGSLRVKGKGQRERLAPLGRHSIYWLKLYIETSRIKLLGHRETEALFLNKSGRRLTDRGVRFIIDEGVKKVALALKVSPHWLRHSFATHMLERGADLRAVQELLGHINLSSTQVYTHVTGTRLREVYLKAHPRA; via the coding sequence TTGGAGACAGTTGAATTCTGGCTGGACCGCTACGCTCTTTTTCTGGAGACAGAAAAGAACTATTCCCCTCATACCGTGAAAGCATATCTCTCTGATCTCCGTGAATTCATGCAGTATCTACGTGCCTCCAACCAGATCGACGGTTTTTTATTTCCCCAGCACTGGCAGGTGCGCGGTTATTTGGGAAGTTTAAATCGTCAAGGATTATCTAAAGCGACGGTGGCCCGCAAGCTGGCGTCCCTCCGGAGTTTTTACAAATTTCTCGTGAAACAAGACGCAATTCCGGAGGATCCCTTACTATTGGTTGTGACACCGAAAAAGCCAAAACAGCTGCCCAGGTTTGTGCATTATTATGATTTAGAACAGCTGCTGGATGCGATTCCCGCGGAAACGGATTTGGGTGTGCGCAATCGAGCCATCTGGGAGACTTTATATGCTTCCGGGATACGAGTATCTGAGTTGGTGAATTTAGACCTGGGGGATGTGGATTTTTCCATAGGCAGTCTCAGAGTTAAGGGTAAAGGGCAAAGAGAACGGTTGGCACCACTTGGCAGGCATAGTATTTACTGGCTTAAGCTGTATATCGAGACGAGTCGTATAAAATTGTTGGGCCACCGGGAAACGGAGGCTCTCTTTTTGAATAAGAGCGGCCGGCGTTTGACCGACAGGGGTGTGCGGTTTATCATTGATGAGGGTGTGAAGAAAGTAGCCCTGGCTCTCAAGGTATCCCCCCACTGGTTGCGGCATTCCTTTGCCACCCATATGTTGGAAAGAGGGGCGGATCTAAGAGCAGTACAAGAGCTGTTGGGACACATCAACTTGTCCAGCACCCAGGTTTATACCCATGTGACCGGTACTCGCCTCAGGGAAGTCTACCTGAAAGCACATCCCAGGGCATAA